The DNA sequence CGCCGCTGACAACCAGCCGGAACAGGTCGCCGCAGAGGTTCCAGAGCAGTCGGAGCCGGTAGAACCCGAACCGGAAACCATTACCCAGACCTCCGCAGTCAAATCGGCTGAACCGATGCCGCTGGAGACCGGAACCAAAGCCAAACCGGCCCCCACGGACACCACTGCCGCCGTCGATGCCACCGACGACTTCCTCCCCCTGATCGCGCAGCGTCCCGATCCGAGCCTCCGGGCACTCACTCCGGAAGAAGAAAAACAGCAGTCTGTCAAAATGGAACCGCGGGAAGTCAAGATCCTGGTCAAAAACAAATCCTTCCGACACGTCGCGCCCAACGATGCCCTGCAGGTCAGCTACGATGACATCGACCTGCTCAAAGTCATGAATATGGAACCGGTCACTCCCGAAGCCCCCGAGCTCATGCCTCAGTGGCTGAAGGATCTGAACGGCAAACGAATTCGCATTCGCGGTTTCATGTATCCCCCGTTCCAGCAGACCGGCAATGAGTATTTCCTCCTCGCCCGGGACAACCAGATCTGCTGCTTCGGCAAGAACCCGAAAATCTACGACCTGTTCCCTGTGCTCCTCAAGGACGGCGTCACAACAGACTACATTCTGAACCGCCCCTTCGACGTGGTCGGCGTCTTCCACATCAAGGCTGAAACCATCGACGGAGAGCTGGAGCGGATCTACTTGATTGACGACGCCATCGTCATCGATCAATAATAAATGTTTACGGAAACAAAACGCGTTTTACAAAATTGTTAACTACCGCCACGAGGTCTGGCTCATGAATCGTCTGACAAATTTCTTCCAACATCGCATCCTCAAACAACGCACCGTCATGGGATTGCTCTGCGGGCTGGTCCTGCTGGCCCAGGTACCTGTGGCCCAGGCCTGTCCCTTCTGCTCCGCTCCCTCCCTGACCCTGACCGAACAGCTGTCTCAGTCGGACGTCGCCGTGCTCGTCCAGTGGATCGAAGCCGAGAAAGGAGACCTCGAAAAAGCGGGTAAAACCGTCTTCGAAGTCAAAGAGATCATCCGCCAGTCAGACAAGGACAAGCTCAAAGTCGGCGATAAAATTACCATCAACCGCCATCGCCCCGGCAAGAAAGGCAACCTGTTCATGCTGCTGGGCACCAAAGGCGCAGAAGTCGACTGGGGCGATCCGATCGAAGTCACCGAAACCAGCTACCACTACGTCTCCCAGGCACCACCGCCAGAAGAAAAAACATCCAAGCGTCTGCGTTACTTCCTGAAGTTCCTGGAATTCCCGGACCAGATGATCTCGAACGACGCCTATGCCGAATTCGCCAACGCCCCTTACGAAGATATCGCCACGCTGTCCAAAGACATGCCCCGCGAAAAGATCCGCAAGTGGCTCTCCGATCCCGAAACCCCCGTCACCCGCATCGGTCTCTACGGACTGCTGATGGGACTCTGCGGTCAGGGTGAAGATGTTGAGTTCATGGAAAAGAAAATCAATGAACCCACCAAAGACTTCCGCCTGGGGATCGACGGCGTCATCTCCGGCTACCTGCTGCTCACCGGATCGGACGGACTCGACAAAATCGATGAATCCAAGTTCGTCCCCAAGGATGTCGCCTTCAGTGAAACCTACGCCGCCATGCAGGCTCTGCGTTTCATGTGGACCTACGGCGACGGACGCATCGACAAGGCACGTCTGCGGAAATCCATGCGTCTGCTCCTCGATCGTCCCGAACTGACCGACCTGGTTGTCGCGGACCTCGCTCGCTGGGATGACTGGAGCGTCATGAACCGCCTGATGGAAATGTACGGCGCAGAAGACTACAACATTCCCTCCATCAAACGGGCCATCGTGCGTTACCTGCTCGTCGCCTCCAAAGGGAAAAACAAAAATGGCGGTGGCCCCGATGCCGCCACGACGGAAAAAGCCAAGGAACTACTTGCCAAACTCCGCGAAGAAGATCCCAAGACCGTCAAAAGTGCCGAACGCTTCTTCTTTCTGAAGTAATTCGCACTGAGAAGCTGACGACGTTCCTGCAGTCGCGCTCAACAGCAGGAATTGACCGAGACTAACTGACATTTTTACCAGAAGGAACTGGTATGACTGACCGGAATCGAATCCGACCCTGGCACGGATGGCCTGGGCTGTACTGCTGCCTGCTGATCACAGTACTGACAACGAAACTCGCAGCCTGTCCGTTCTGCCCCGGGGCTTCTGTCCCGTTGACCGAAAAACTCACACACGCCCACACCGCCTGTCTGGTCCGCTGGGTCGAAGGCGATACCGGCACCATCGAGAAGCCGGGACACACGGTCTTCAAAGTATTGAAGGTCATTAAACAGTCGCAGAGTACCCAGTACGAAAAAGGTTCGCTGATCACGGTCAACCACTATCACTTCAGTAAGCCCGGCGGTCCGTTCCTGCTCACCGGCACTCACGGACCCAAGCCCCTCTGGGAAAACCCGACGGCCATCACCCCTGCCAGCTATGCGTACGTCATGCAGGCGCCCTCGCTGCAGAAACCAACCACCGAAAGGCTGCAGTACTTTCTGAAGTTCCTCGAACACCAGGATATGATCATCGCCAACGATGCCTTTGCGGAATTCGCTAACGCCCCCTTTGAAGACATCGTGCCGTTGACTCCACAACTCCCTCGTGAAAAGCTGCACCACTGGCTGAGCAGCAAATCCACGCCCGCCCCCCGCCTCGGCTTATACGGACTCATGCTGGGACTCTGCGGAAATGAAGATGACATCGACTTCATGGAAGATAAAATCAACGTCCAGGCACAAGGGCTCCGCTCAGGCATCGGCGGTTTGATGTCCGGCTACCTGATGCTCACCGGCGGCGAAGGACTCGACCACCTGGAGCGCTCCAAGTTCCAGCAGAAGAACACATCGCCCAACGAACTCTTCGCTGCCCGCGAAGCGGTTTCGTTCATGTGGACGTACGGTAAAGGACGTTATCAGATCCCCCCCGAACGCCTGCGACAGTCCATGCGGATGCTGCTCAATCGCCCGGAACTGGCTGACCTCGTCATTGCCGACCTCGCACGCTGGCAGGACTGGACCGTCATGGATCGACTCGTCTCCCTCTATGATGCCGAAGGGTACGACTACAAAGGTATCCGCCAGGCCATCATCCGCTACCTGTTGGTCGCATCCCGTTATTCCGATCCCTCGGACGGCGGTCCCGACGCAACAACCGCCGCCCGGGCCCGGAAATACCTGACTCTCATCCGCGATCGGGACCCCCAACTCGTCAAACGGGCCGAACGCTTTTATTAAATGCCGACTCTTCGCGGGCCTTCCGTTTTTTCCTTCCGGCTGACTGTCAGCCAACCCCGGGATTCGCTAGAGTAACAGTACGGTTACTCATCCCCGAAACCTGTATTAGAAGAAGAAACGGAAACATGCCTCGCGTCATCTGTACTGCCAAAATGTGTGAATTCGGTCCGCACTTTGAAATCCTGCAGGCAGCAGGTTTCGAGGTGGACACCGTCCCGACTGACGTGGATCTCCGCAAGGAACCCCACCGCGTCGTCGAACAGGTTCAGGGCTATGATGCCATTCTGGCCGGTGCAGAAATCTATTCCCGCGAAGTACTCGCGCAACTGCCCGACCTGAGAATCGTCTCCCGCTACGGAGTCGGCTTCGACGCCGTCGATCTGGCAGCCGCTGATGATCTGGACATCGCAGTCACCATCACTCCGGGAGTGAATCATCACTCGGTCGCCGAACAGGCTTTCGCGCTGCTGATGGGCGTCGCCCGACTCACCCGCTCCCAGGACCAGGCAGTCCGCCGCGGTGAATGGGAACGGGCTCTGACTCCCCGCGTCTGGGGCAGCACCATCGGGATCGTCGGCCTCGGTCGCATCGGTCAGGCAGTCGCAACCCGTGCGATCGGCATGGGCATGCACGTTCTCGCCTACGACCCCTTCGCCAATCAGGAGTTCGTCGACCAGCATGGCATCAAACTGGTCAGCCTCGACGATCTGCTGGCCCAGTCAGACTACGTCACGCTGCACCTCCCCGTCACTCCCGAAACTGTCGACCTGATCAACAAGGACTCGCTGGCCAAAATGAAACAGGGCTCGGTCCTAATCAACACTGCCCGCGGTGGCCTCGTCGACGAAGACGCCCTGATCGAAGCCCTGCAGTCGGGACATCTCCGCGCCGCCGGTCTCGATGTCTTCAAAAAAGAACCTTTGCCTGTTGAAAGTCCCCTGATCAAGTTGGACAATGTACTGTTGAGCTGTCACATCGGCGGACTGGACCAGGAATCGCACCGCGATGCTTACGCGATGGCGGCTCACAACATTGTGAAACTGTATCAGGGCGAGTGGCCGGAAGAGTGTGTGGTCAACCTGAAACAGACCCCCGACTGGAAATGGACCCGCTGATCCCGTCAAGGATCCCAGCGAACTGACTCCGGTCCCTTGAGAAACTGGACGATTGCAACATGACAGCCCCTCATTCCAGTTTTTTGAAGATCAGCCCACGCATCTCCGTGCTGCCCCTGATCCACGGCAGCGGCGACTTCGCGATCGAAGTCCGTCGAGTGATGCTCAACAACGATTTTGACTGCCTCGCCGTTCCGCTGCCCGCCTCGTTTCAGGACGATGTCGAGCGGGCTATCACCTTTCTCCCCAGCATCACTGCGGTCCTGCAGGAAGAGCCCCTATCTCCGGAGCACCACCCTGGGAGCAGGACGAGGACGACGAAGACAACCAGAAGATGTACAGCTACGTGCCCATTGATCCCTGCCAAGGGGTCATCGCCGCACTCCGCATCGCGATGATGGAACACATCGACCGGCACTTCATCGATCTGGAAACGCAGCGTTTCGAGAGTATGTCCGCCGTCCTCCCGGATCCCTATGCCCTGAAGAAGGTACCCCTCGAAAAGTTTTCCGCCGCCGTCCTGCCCGCGCTCAGCAAACTGCCCGCAGGACAGCCCCTCGACCGCTGCACAATGATGGCACACCGCCTGCGGGAACTGGAGAAAAAATACAAATCGATCCTGCTGGTCTGCTCGCTGTCAGACTGGCCCTGGATTCACGATGCCTACATCGATCAACTGCCCCTCGAAGTCGAGGACGAAGAGGTCAACGAGACCTCCATTTATACCGCCGACACCGAAACGCTGCTGTTCATGCTGGGAGAACTCCCTTACATCACGGGACTCTATGAAGCCGCCCGTTCTGAACTGGAAGATGATGAAAACCTCTCGGTCGACGGCATCAAGGAACTCGCACTCACCGCCCGGGACCGTTACAAAGTCGAACTCAAATCCCGGGGTCGCAAGATTACCCCCAAGCTGCTCTCGGTCTATTTTCGCTACGTGCGGAATCTCTCGCTCATCGAACGTCGCATGACTCCCGACCTGTATACGCTGGTCAAAGCCGCTCAACAGGTCGCCGGCGATCAGTACGCAATCCAGATTGCAGAGACCGCCCGCGAATACCCGTTCGTGCACTTACTCCCGTTCGAAACACTCCGTTTCGGCATCGAACAGGCTCAGCTCCCTGACGGCACCACTGTCGAACTCAGCAACCGCCTGCCCGGCAATCCCATATCCTGGCGCAGTTGTCAGCTGGTTCCCCGGCCTCCCAAACCGCAGCAGAACGAATGGGAAATGAAATGGAATCCCTATAAGCAGTGCAGCTGGCCACCCGAAGATGTCGCCATCGAAAAGTTCCGCACCAGCGTCAAAGACCACGCGTTGAACCTGCTCGGCGTCGACCTGGCCCGGACCGAAAAATTCACGACCAGTATGAAAGACGGGCTCGATCTCCGCGAAACCCTCCGTAACTGGCACACGGGTGAGATCCACGTCAAAGTGCTGCCCCCCAGTCGCGGTCGGCTCGATTGCGTGATCATGCTCTTTGACTCTCCGGCGGACCCGCGCGATTATCCCTATCGCCTCACCTGGCATGCAGAGCACCAGGATGAATCGACGCTGGCCTTCTTCGCCACCGACTACCGTCAGGAAATGGTCGGACCGGGAATCGGCGTCTCCACCTACGGAGGCGCGATGTTCCTCTTTCCACCCCGACCGGTGTATGACATCTGGAATGAAGTCAATTTCGATTTCGTCGACACCCTCGAAGAACGACTGCTCGTCGCTGCCTGCCATTACAGCGAAGAATCGCATATCGCCCTGCTCAGCGAATCGCCGCCAGGCATCGGCTGGAAGCGCCTCGCAAAACGCTATCAGAAAAAACTGATCCACGTTCCCCTGGGCCGCTTCAGCCAGGAAACTAT is a window from the Gimesia benthica genome containing:
- a CDS encoding ribonuclease E domain-containing protein, giving the protein MQPPDHQEFDHVQAHHNPTRYSPVSLIILTLCSLTFWGAGCNSSDQTEYRQYSEQIDAKSPEQKDAADNQPEQVAAEVPEQSEPVEPEPETITQTSAVKSAEPMPLETGTKAKPAPTDTTAAVDATDDFLPLIAQRPDPSLRALTPEEEKQQSVKMEPREVKILVKNKSFRHVAPNDALQVSYDDIDLLKVMNMEPVTPEAPELMPQWLKDLNGKRIRIRGFMYPPFQQTGNEYFLLARDNQICCFGKNPKIYDLFPVLLKDGVTTDYILNRPFDVVGVFHIKAETIDGELERIYLIDDAIVIDQ
- a CDS encoding C2HC5-type zinc finger protein, giving the protein MNRLTNFFQHRILKQRTVMGLLCGLVLLAQVPVAQACPFCSAPSLTLTEQLSQSDVAVLVQWIEAEKGDLEKAGKTVFEVKEIIRQSDKDKLKVGDKITINRHRPGKKGNLFMLLGTKGAEVDWGDPIEVTETSYHYVSQAPPPEEKTSKRLRYFLKFLEFPDQMISNDAYAEFANAPYEDIATLSKDMPREKIRKWLSDPETPVTRIGLYGLLMGLCGQGEDVEFMEKKINEPTKDFRLGIDGVISGYLLLTGSDGLDKIDESKFVPKDVAFSETYAAMQALRFMWTYGDGRIDKARLRKSMRLLLDRPELTDLVVADLARWDDWSVMNRLMEMYGAEDYNIPSIKRAIVRYLLVASKGKNKNGGGPDAATTEKAKELLAKLREEDPKTVKSAERFFFLK
- a CDS encoding phosphoglycerate dehydrogenase, whose amino-acid sequence is MPRVICTAKMCEFGPHFEILQAAGFEVDTVPTDVDLRKEPHRVVEQVQGYDAILAGAEIYSREVLAQLPDLRIVSRYGVGFDAVDLAAADDLDIAVTITPGVNHHSVAEQAFALLMGVARLTRSQDQAVRRGEWERALTPRVWGSTIGIVGLGRIGQAVATRAIGMGMHVLAYDPFANQEFVDQHGIKLVSLDDLLAQSDYVTLHLPVTPETVDLINKDSLAKMKQGSVLINTARGGLVDEDALIEALQSGHLRAAGLDVFKKEPLPVESPLIKLDNVLLSCHIGGLDQESHRDAYAMAAHNIVKLYQGEWPEECVVNLKQTPDWKWTR